The Plantactinospora sp. KBS50 sequence GGCGCTGCCGGAACTGCGGCACGCCGTAGCGGAAGGTTTCCACAGACCGTTCCTCGACCGAATACCCGATCGATTCGAGCTCGTGGACCATCGTCCGGAGAATGAACATCTCCTTGTCGAGCGCCATGTCAGGCACGTTCTCCATGAGCACAGCCTGCGGACGTGCGGTCCGGGCGATCTCCAGGAATGACCGCCAGAGGTCGCGGCGCTCGTCGTACGGGTCGCGCAGGCCGTTTCGGACGCGGTGTCGGATTTTCGACCGTCCCGCCTTGGAGAACGGCTGGCAGGGCGGGCCGCCTGCCAGCAGTTCGACCCCGGCGGCCCGCAGAAGCTCACCTACCTGTCGGACCCGCTCCGGGTCACCGAGGTCCCAGTCCACACTGAGCCCCGGATGATGGTGACGGTGTGTCTCTGTCGCCTCCGCGTCGTGGTCGACGGCGAGTACGACCTTGTAGCCGGCCGCATCGAGGCCGAGGCTCAGGCCACCGGCACCGCTGAACAGGTCGGCAGCGAGACGCGCACCGCTGGCACGGAGCTTCGACGCGAGGGTGATGAGTTCCGCCGGCTCCGAGCACGCCTCAGGATGTGGTGCGAGCCGGACGAAGGGGCCCCGGACCAGCTTGACTCCATACCCACGGCGTCGGGCAGGGGCGGTGGGCTGGTCTTCAGAGGTCACGATCAGGCAGATTACCGCCATCATGTCCGAGCCAGCGACAGCCGGTAGCGACACACCCTACCGGCTGGTGGTACCAAGGTCAGACCACCATTGGCCTGAGGCAACCATTGTCTGTACGGGCTGAAGTTCGCTCAGGAGAGGGGGCGAAACGCCCGAAAGCACTGCAATCGATCTTGGATCGCTCACTGAGAGCAGCATCACCCACCTATAATCCGTGACGCCCGCTCCACAGTTCGAGGTTCGCCGAGATCCGGTTATGCCCCGCTGGATCGGACAGCAACGAACGATCTGTGCGGCCCTACGGTTCGTGCAGCGACTGGAGCCGACCTGATTTGAGCTACGACATCGCCAACCCGGACCCCGCAGGCACGATCACGTCACTAAGGTCGTTCGGGTACAGCGTCGAGGCCGCTGTGGCGGATCTCGTCGACAACAGTGTCTCCGCTGGCGCCCGCCACATTGACGTCTACTTCACCTGGGCCGGATCGGCATCCTGGGTGGCTGTGGTGGACGACGGTCGAGGGATGACGGCTGAAGAACTTGTCACCGCGATGACCGTGGCGGCCCGCGGCTCCTACCAGGCACGAGCGTCGAAGGACCTCGGACGCTTCGGTATGGGTTTGAAGAGTGCCTCGTTCTCACAGGCGGCTCGCCTCACGGTAGCTACGAGAGCGGATGTCACCTCCGAAGAGGCGGTTCGAACCTGGGACCTCTCCGTGGTATCCGAGACGAGCGAGTGGCGGTTGCTGCACGGCACCGACGAGACGACCGGCGCGATTCTGAAGCAGCTCCGACCCGACGGCCAAGTTGGTACGACGGTCATCTGGCGTGATCTGCATCGGTTCGCCGTGGACGGACTGAGCGCGGAGGACACCCGGGCGCAGAAACAGTTCTACGCCGAGGCCACCCGGGTTGAAGAGCATCTGGGCATGGTGTTCGCGCGGTTCATCGCCGGCCGTAACCGGATTGCCATCACCGTCAACGGCACGCCGGTCCAGCCCTGGGACCCCTTCCTGAGTAGCCATCCGTCGGTCCAGCGACTACCGGCTGAGGAACTGCCCGTCGGTAACCACGTGATCCGGATCGAACCCTTCATCCTGCCGCATCCCAAGAAGCTCAGCACTGAGCAGCAGCAACGGGCGGCCGGCCCGAAAGGCTGGCTGGACCAGCAGGGCTTCTACGTGTACCGGCGGGATCGTCTCATCCTGGCCGGCGACTGGTTGGGCATACGCGGCTTCCGACGGGATGAGCGGTACAACCTCGCACGCATCGTCGTCGACGTGCCAGCCGAAGCGGACGCCGAATGGGCTATCGACGTTCGGAAGTCGACAGCCGTGCCGCCCGTCGGCGCCCGCCGGCACCTGCAGCGCATCGGCACAGCCACCCGCAGCCGAGCCGCAGAGGTGCTGAGCCACCGGGGACGAATCGCCGCCCGGGAGCACGGCGCGGAGTTCATTTACGCATGGCGGGTGGACAAACGGAACGGCAACATCCGGTGCCGCGTCAACCGCGACCACCCGCTGGTACGGGAAGTGCTGCGAGGCGGTCCGGACGCCTCGATCGACGCAAAGGCTCTGATCCGGCTCCTGGAGGAAACCGTGCCGGTCGCGGCCCTCCGGATCATGCACGACGGTGACGTCACCGACGACCCCGAGCCGTTCCTCGGAGCGGCGCCCAGGGAAGTGGGGGATGTGGCGAACCGGATCTACGCCGCCTTCGTCGCCCAGGGCCGGACTCCCAGAGAAGCCAAGGAGCGCCTCGCGCTGATGCCGCCCTTCGACCAGTTCGACGGTTTCTGGCAGCAGCACTGACCTCTCCATCTCCACCGCCGACCACCCTCAGATCAGACGGAGAGCCACATGACGGCGCTGACCCCCGATGACGATGCGATCCAGCAGGCCATCCGGCTCGTGCTCGCATTCCTCCCGCAGGACCGCCAGGCGACTCCAGCCGAGTTGGACGATGCAGTGAACCTGGTCTTCGGCATGCAGCAGGCCCGAGATCAGATGCTCGATCGGGAGCTGTTGCTCAAGGAGATCCAGGCGCGGGTGGCCGTCTGGCAGGACGACTCGGTCGGGCTGACGGACGACCAGAATCACATCGAGTGGTTGACCGAGGCGCAGCTGGATCGCAGCTGGGAATTCTGGGATCGCTACCGTCGATATCTGGAGGACGTCCGGCTGATGCCGCCGCGCGTCGTACGGCGGCTGGAGCAGAGCACGGACAAGATCCTGCGGCAGCTCGAGGATCCACGTCGGCCGGGCTCATGGCGTCGGACGGGACTGGTGGTCGGTCAGGTCCAGTCGGGCAAGACCGGAAACTACATTGGCCTGGCGTGCAAGGCGGCCGATGCGGGCTACAAACTCATCGTGATCCTGGCCGGCATTCACAACAGCCTGCGTAGTCAGACCCAGCTGCGGGTGGACGAAGGGCTGCTGGGCTTCGACACCCAGTACCAGCAGCGCTACGACGAGGAGAAGAACACCGCGCGCATTGGTGTGGGCGTGATGCCGGGGGCGAGGCGCCTCAGGATCGCCTCGTTGACCAACAGCGCCGAGAACGGGGATTTCCGGCGCAATGTGGCCGCTAACCTCAGCCTTCCGATCGGTGATTATCCGGTCGTGCTGGTGGTCAAAAAGCATCAGAGCATCCTCGAGTACGTCCGGAAGTGGGTCGTCGAGGTCGAAGGTGAGTCCGCCGGTGAGGGCCGGACGAAGGTTGTCCGGGACGTTCCTCTGCTGGTCATCGACGATGAGGCAGACAATGCATCGATCGACACGACCAAGGACGACGACACAGATCCCACCAGGATCAACGCTGCCATCCGGCACCTGCTGAACAGCTTCGACAAGGCTGCCTACGTGGGATACACCGCCACCCCGTTTGCCAACATCTACATCAGGCCGGACGCCGACCACGACACCTTCGGCCTCGACCTGTTCCCCGACAGCTTCATCGAAAGTCTGCCCGCCCCGTCCAACTACCTCGGGCCTGAGCGCATGTTCGGCCTGCGCTCGGACGACCCTGATGAGGATGATGTGGAGGCCCTGCCGATTTTCCGTGCCATCCACGATCACGAAATGTGGATGCCGTCACGTCACAAGAAGGAATGGGCGCCGCCCGATGACCTTCCCGTGTCCATCCGTGAGGCGCTGGACTCCTTCGTTCTCACCTGCGCGGCACGGCGAGCAAGGGGACAAGCTCGCGAGCACAATTCCATGCTCGTCCACGTCACCAGATTCATGAACGTGCAGAACCTGGTGCGGGACCAGATCGATGAATACCTCGGCCTGATGCGCGACCGACTCCGGGACAGCATGGGCGGTGAGGCGGCAGAGGTCCTGGCCCAGCTTCATGGTTTGTGGGACCGTGACTTCACGCCGACCAGCGCGAAGTTTCCACCGGATGAGGCCACTCCGCTGTCATGGCGCGCTGTTCAGGAGGAACTGCGGTCCGCGCTTCTCAAGATCGAGGTCCGGGCGATCAACGGCAGCTCGCGGGATGCCCTGGAGTACTACGAGCACCGGCGCACCGGTGTATCGGTCATCGCGGTCGGCGGGAACAAGCTGTCCCGGGGCCTGACACTGGAAGGCCTCAGCGTCAGCTACTACCTCCGTGCGTCGAACACCTACGACACCCTGCTGCAGATGGGTCGCTGGTTCGGTTATCGCCCGGGCTACGAGGACCTTTGCCGGTTGTACACCACTCCCGATCTCCGGGAGGCGTACGCGGAGATCACCGCCGCGGACAACGAACTCCGGCGAGAGTTCGAGGAGATGTCGGCGCTCGGTCAAACGCCGGAGAGCTTCGGTCTCAAGGTCCGCGCCTCGCCCGCTGGCCTCGCCGTCACGGCCGCCAACAAGATGCGTCGCAGCCTGAGGGTTCGCCTGAGTTACTCGGGCGAGTTGCCGGAGACCACGATATTCAGCCTCAAGCCGGAGGCGCTCCGACGCAATTTCGATAACCTGGACCGTCTCGTCAAACTCCTGCGCGCGGACGGCGAGCCCGAGGTCAGGGTCAAGAGCCGCGTCTGGCGGAATGTGGCAGCAAGCACGATCACAGAGGACTTTCTCGACGGTTATGTCGCCGACCGCGGCTCCTACCGGGTCCGGCCGGCCTTCATTGCTGAGTACATCCGCCGATGTGTTGCATCTGGTGAGTTGTCCCGCTGGACAGTGCGCCTCGTTGGTGCCCCCGGCCGAGAAGTTGAGATTGGTGGTTGCAAGGTAGGTCTGGTCAAACGGCGGCCGCCGAGGGTGGACGGTGTGGAACGTCCTATCGATGGTGACCGCTTCATTATCAAGCGTGTGCTGAACCCTGCTGATGAGGGCGATGATCTGGCGCGGGAGAGCTGGGATCGCGCTCTGGAAGCCACACGAATCACACGACGCGCGTGGGCGGAACGCAGGGGCAAGGAGTACAAGGACCCCGACGTCCCGACCGGGCAGTCGCTTCGGCGATTCCGTCCCGTCCAGGAGCCGCTGCTGATCATCTACCCGATCGAGCATCCGTTGCAGACGCCCGACAAGGACCTGCTGCCGGTTGTCGGATTCGCCATCAGTTTTCCATTCTCTGAGCACCCAACGGAGACTGAGTACTTCGTCAACGAGATCTGGAAGCAACAGGAGATCGACGACTACGACGACGAGGACGCGGACGAGTGAAGGTGGGCGAGGAGGACTGGGCGTCACTCGAGGAGGAGGAGCATCCGTACGGCATTGTCACTCGTCGCCTGTTTCCGCGCTCGGAGCATGACATCTTCCTGGCGGTTCAGCAGCCGAGCGGGCGACGCATGCTGGTGTTACGGGTGCCAGCCGCAGCGGCCGAGGAAGTGGCGGAACAGCAGCCGTCGCTTGCCAGCACCCGAGGTCTGGCGCTGCAGATCACGGCGGGTTCCGACGGACATGGCGAGCTACGGGTGGTGCTCACTGCCGACGATCGGCGGGAGGTCTTCAATCCGCTGATCGCCGATGTCGCTTCGGCCGCTCAAGCGGTGCACGGATCGGTTCAGGCGCTCAACGCTGCGATTGAGCGCTTCGAACAGTGGCGGCAGCTTCTTCGGTCGCTGCGGGACGCCGGCCTCGGCCTGGACGCCAGGCGGGGCCTGCTCGGGGAACTTCTGATTCTGCGGGATCACCTGCTTCCGGTCCTGCCACCGCAGGCAGCTGCCGCTGCCTGGCGGGGACCCACCGGTGCGAACCAGGACTTTGAGCTGAAGGGCTGCGCCATCGAGGTGAAAACCGGAGTTGGCAGGAACCCGGGAAGCATCGTCATCGCCAGTGAGCGCCAACTCGACGGCGTCGGTACGGATCGTCTGCTGCTGGCGCACCTGTCCGTGGATGAGCGGCGGGGTGGTTCTGGCGAGTCCCTCAACGAGGTCGTCGACTCCGTACAGGACGCGTTGGTGACGGTCGCGGCGCGGGCGGAATTCCGCGATCTGCTCGTTCGCGCCGGCTATCTGTCGGAACATCGACAGCTGTACGACGATGTCCGCTACACCGTCCGTCGGACGGATTTCTGGCACGTCACCGGCGACTTCCCGCGAATCGTGGAGGCGGATCTGCGGCCCGGCGTCGGGAACTGCTGCTACCGGATCAGCACCGCCGGACTGGACCAGTACGGTGTGTCTTCCGCGTGGGTGGCCAACGTCGTAAAGGGGAAGGCATGAGTCAGAACACTTTGCCGGAGTATGCCCAGGACCTTGTCGCGGATGTTCTTGCAACGGCCGAAGCCGAGAACGCCACCGCTCCTGACACCTTCACCCGTCGCGTGCTCGATGAGCTGGAGCAGGCTGGCGAGATCGAGAACACCTTCACCGCATACCACCGGGCACATGGGCTGGAGGTCAACGGCTACGGCAACAACGAGTCCCTGGGGACCTTGGACCTCTTCATCACCCACTTCAGCCTCAAGCCCGACGAGGACCGGCTGCCGCGAGCCCATGTCGAGACGCTGTTCAAGCGTCTGACGACCTTCGTCCGCAGATGCCGTGACGGCCTTGCCCGTGACATAGACGAATCCTCCGACGTGCATGACATGTGCATCGCAGTGGAGAAGGCCCTGCCGGATGCTCCCCGCATCCGTCTCTTCCTCCTCACCGACGTGGTGAGTGCCGTCTCGGCCCTTCCGCCGGGTGAACTCGACGGTCTGACGGTCACGCACGAGGTGTGGGACCTCAACCGGCTGCACAGGCTGGCCTCTTCCGGGACGTTGAGCGAACCGATCGTGGTGGACTTCGATCCGCCACTGCCGTGTCTCGCCACGCCCGAGACGGACCGCAACTACTCGGTCTTTCTGGCGATCATTCCGGGACAGGAGCTCGCCGATCTGTACGGAAAGCACGGCACGCGGCTGCTGGAGCTCAACGTCCGGTCGTTTCTGCAGACGAAGGGCGGCGTCAACCGCGGCATCCGGGACACCCTGCTGCACAACCCTGATCGTTTCCTGGCCTACAACAACGGAATTACCGCGACCGCCTCAACTGTGGAGTTCACCCAACTCCCCGGTGGCGGGCAGGCGATCAGCCGTGTTCATGATCTCCAGATAGTCAACGGCGGTCAGACCACGGCGTCCATCCACTACGCCCACACGAGGGACAAGGCCGATCTCAGCCGGGCCTACGTCCAGATGAAGCTGACCCGGGTCTCAGAGGACCGGCTGCAGGAAATCGTTCCTGAGATCTCCAAGTACTCGAACACCCAGAACAAGGTCACGGTCGTCGACTTCAGCTCGAACCACCCGTTCCACGTGGGCATCGAAAAGGTCACCCGCTCGCTCTGGGCGCCCGCGGCTGACGGCAGCGGGCAGGAGACTCGCTGGTTCTACGAGCGGGCCCGGGGTCAGTACACCGACGCGCTTGCGCGCGAGCGAACGCCGGCCAACCAGCGCAGGTTCAAGAGCCTGCACCCGTTGGCGCAGAAGTTCACCAAGGCCGACGCCGCGAAGTACATCCACTCCTGGGCCGGACTCCCGTACCTGGTCAGCCGGGGAGCTGAGAAGAACTTCCGGGAGCTGATGATGCGGATGGGTGACGACGTACCGGAGGTGAACGTCAGCTTCGGCCAGCGGCTCATCGCCAAGGCGATCCTGTTCAAGGCCACGGACAAGGTGGTCGCGGCGCGCGACTTCGGCGGATACAAGATCAATATTGTTTCGTACTCGATCGCGAGAATCGCCGAAGCGACGAACCGGCGGATCGACCTCGACCAGATCTGGCGCGAGCAGCGGCTCACCCCGGCCCTCACCGCAGCGTTGGAGGAGCTGTGCGTCCCGGTACGGGAGGTCATCGTCAACCCGCTCCGCGGCGGCACCAACATCGGCGAGTGGGCGAAGCGCCCCGACTGCTGGGAAGCCATCCTGGGCATCCCGTGGACGGTGCCGGACGATCTCGCCGCCGAGCTGGCTGACCATCCCTTGGAGGACAGCGCCCCGACCGTATCGGAGGATTCCGCCGCCGGCGACATCGCCTCGGTGATGGCCGTGCCCGCTCCTGAATGGTTCGCCATGGCCCGGTGGGCGAAGGAGACCCGCAACCTGCAGCCGTGGCAACGTCAGCTGGCCGACACGGTGGGCCGGTACGTCAACAACAGCTGGCCGATCACGGAGAAGCAGGCAACCCAGGCGCTCCGCGCCATGGAGGAGGCCAGAAGGCTCGGGTTCCACGCCAACTCCTGAGCGATACCCGACAGCAGGCGACAGCACTGAGAGGACAACTGTGACCAGCACGGCGATCGGGGACTTGCCACCCGACGCGTATCACGACGCGCCCTGGGCCCGGCTCCTGCCCTGGCTGGCCCCGTACACGCCGGCGACAGCCCGCGAACTCACAGACCTCACCCCATCGCCCGACTGGTGGATCACCGAATCACCGGCGGTGACGACGATGACCGCCGAGCACGACACCCTGTGTCGTCACCTCGCCCGGCTCTTTGTCGTCCGTCATCCAGCTGCCGCTTTCGGCGCGAGCTTTCCGACGGTTCCCCGCCGGCTGCCCGTGTCGACTCTCACCGCCAGTTCCAGGGTCGCGACGGCGTTTCAGCGCCTGCAGGTACAGACCGTTACCGACTTGGAGCCGGTGACCGTTCGGGACCTCTATGACATTCGTGGAACCGGGCAGGGCACCGTTGAGGATGCCGTAGCCGCCCTCATCTCGGCGGCGATCGTCCGCCCCGGCGAGCTGGGTGAGGCGGACGACCTCGGAGATCACTCCGAGCAGCCTCACCGGACGTTGGAAGCACAGCTGTCTCCCGCACACCGTCAGCTGATTGAGGATCTCGCCCAACTGGCGTCGTGGCGCCGGATCAGACGGCAGGAGGATGAGCCGCTGGTCAAGGTGGTGATTGAGGAGGGTGCGCCCGAGGAGATCCAGGAAGTGGCCCTCCGGCTCAACTCATTGACCTCGGCCGACATCAACTCTGCCAACGGCGGTTCAGATCCGGTCCTCGAGTTCACCGCGCTCATGTCTGAACTCGATGAGCGCCAGCTGCGGATCCTGCGCGAACGTTTCCTCGGTAGGCCACCGAGGAAACTTGCTGAACTGGCGAGCGACTTCAGCGTGACCCGCGAACGGGTCCGGCAGATCGAAAACAGGCTCAAGAGCCTGCTGGCCGGCCGATTCCACTTCGGCACCAGCATCGGCAATCTCCTCGCCAGCCTGCGCACCGAGATCCAACCGATCGCCGCCCTGGACCGGCTGACGACCCTGCATCCTGACCTCGCTCGCGACGTGCCAGGGGCGAATGCCCCTCTCTGGCTCGTGCTGGACCGCTTGGACGACTACTTCGAGGTTACGGACGGATGGGCGGCCGCTCCCGACGTGACCGCCGCGCGGGAACAGACCCGCATCCTGCTTGAGGATTTCGCGACCGAACACGGCGTGGTCGACCTCGCCGCGGTCGCGGCCGCCACCTCGATGCCGAACGCGGAACTGGTCGCCTGGCTCAACTGGTGCGGCTACGCACTGCACAACGGCCAGATTCTCACCCGTACCCGCTCACTCAGTGACCATGCGGCTGGGCTGCTGGCCGCCACGGGCGAACCGCTGCATATCGACGAACTGCAAACGCAGATGGGCCGGGACAACAGCATCCGGAGCCTTGCCAACCAGCTGGCCGACGACGAGCGCTTCGTGCGGACCGACCGGGCGAGCTGGGGGCTCGCGAGCTGGCAGCTGGAGGAGTACACGTCGATCCGGCAGCAGATCGGTCTGGAACTCGCGGCCGCCGGGGGTGAGATTGAGATCGGGCGGCTGATCGATTCCATCACCAGCCGGTTCGACGTTTCACCGAGCAGTGTGCAGGCCTATGCGGGGAACGGCGACTACGAGATCGTGCAGGGTACGGTGCGACGGCGGGAGTCACCAGCGGCACCGCGCAAGGCACCAGCCGCCACCCGCCGGCTCTTCAGATTCGACAACGACTGTTGGAAGTTCCGGATCACCGTGACCCGTGACCACCTGCGCGGTAGTGGCTTTCCGGTGCCGTCGGGGGTGGCGAACCTCGTCGCCTGCGCACCGGGCGATGTCGTGGAACTGGAGTCTGATCTCGGCACGCAGACCGTCCGATGGACGGGGCTTCAGCCCTCGAGCGGCACGATCAAGAGATTCCTCGATCGACTTGGCGTACGGGAGGGGCAGAACGTCTTTCTCGAGTTCGGTCCGTACGGTCGCTTTGATGTCTCGGTCCAGCACCCGATCAATCCTGAAGACCATCCCTTGGAACAG is a genomic window containing:
- a CDS encoding ATP-binding protein is translated as MSYDIANPDPAGTITSLRSFGYSVEAAVADLVDNSVSAGARHIDVYFTWAGSASWVAVVDDGRGMTAEELVTAMTVAARGSYQARASKDLGRFGMGLKSASFSQAARLTVATRADVTSEEAVRTWDLSVVSETSEWRLLHGTDETTGAILKQLRPDGQVGTTVIWRDLHRFAVDGLSAEDTRAQKQFYAEATRVEEHLGMVFARFIAGRNRIAITVNGTPVQPWDPFLSSHPSVQRLPAEELPVGNHVIRIEPFILPHPKKLSTEQQQRAAGPKGWLDQQGFYVYRRDRLILAGDWLGIRGFRRDERYNLARIVVDVPAEADAEWAIDVRKSTAVPPVGARRHLQRIGTATRSRAAEVLSHRGRIAAREHGAEFIYAWRVDKRNGNIRCRVNRDHPLVREVLRGGPDASIDAKALIRLLEETVPVAALRIMHDGDVTDDPEPFLGAAPREVGDVANRIYAAFVAQGRTPREAKERLALMPPFDQFDGFWQQH
- a CDS encoding Z1 domain-containing protein — translated: MTALTPDDDAIQQAIRLVLAFLPQDRQATPAELDDAVNLVFGMQQARDQMLDRELLLKEIQARVAVWQDDSVGLTDDQNHIEWLTEAQLDRSWEFWDRYRRYLEDVRLMPPRVVRRLEQSTDKILRQLEDPRRPGSWRRTGLVVGQVQSGKTGNYIGLACKAADAGYKLIVILAGIHNSLRSQTQLRVDEGLLGFDTQYQQRYDEEKNTARIGVGVMPGARRLRIASLTNSAENGDFRRNVAANLSLPIGDYPVVLVVKKHQSILEYVRKWVVEVEGESAGEGRTKVVRDVPLLVIDDEADNASIDTTKDDDTDPTRINAAIRHLLNSFDKAAYVGYTATPFANIYIRPDADHDTFGLDLFPDSFIESLPAPSNYLGPERMFGLRSDDPDEDDVEALPIFRAIHDHEMWMPSRHKKEWAPPDDLPVSIREALDSFVLTCAARRARGQAREHNSMLVHVTRFMNVQNLVRDQIDEYLGLMRDRLRDSMGGEAAEVLAQLHGLWDRDFTPTSAKFPPDEATPLSWRAVQEELRSALLKIEVRAINGSSRDALEYYEHRRTGVSVIAVGGNKLSRGLTLEGLSVSYYLRASNTYDTLLQMGRWFGYRPGYEDLCRLYTTPDLREAYAEITAADNELRREFEEMSALGQTPESFGLKVRASPAGLAVTAANKMRRSLRVRLSYSGELPETTIFSLKPEALRRNFDNLDRLVKLLRADGEPEVRVKSRVWRNVAASTITEDFLDGYVADRGSYRVRPAFIAEYIRRCVASGELSRWTVRLVGAPGREVEIGGCKVGLVKRRPPRVDGVERPIDGDRFIIKRVLNPADEGDDLARESWDRALEATRITRRAWAERRGKEYKDPDVPTGQSLRRFRPVQEPLLIIYPIEHPLQTPDKDLLPVVGFAISFPFSEHPTETEYFVNEIWKQQEIDDYDDEDADE
- a CDS encoding PD-(D/E)XK motif protein — its product is MGEEDWASLEEEEHPYGIVTRRLFPRSEHDIFLAVQQPSGRRMLVLRVPAAAAEEVAEQQPSLASTRGLALQITAGSDGHGELRVVLTADDRREVFNPLIADVASAAQAVHGSVQALNAAIERFEQWRQLLRSLRDAGLGLDARRGLLGELLILRDHLLPVLPPQAAAAAWRGPTGANQDFELKGCAIEVKTGVGRNPGSIVIASERQLDGVGTDRLLLAHLSVDERRGGSGESLNEVVDSVQDALVTVAARAEFRDLLVRAGYLSEHRQLYDDVRYTVRRTDFWHVTGDFPRIVEADLRPGVGNCCYRISTAGLDQYGVSSAWVANVVKGKA
- a CDS encoding AIPR family protein; translated protein: MSQNTLPEYAQDLVADVLATAEAENATAPDTFTRRVLDELEQAGEIENTFTAYHRAHGLEVNGYGNNESLGTLDLFITHFSLKPDEDRLPRAHVETLFKRLTTFVRRCRDGLARDIDESSDVHDMCIAVEKALPDAPRIRLFLLTDVVSAVSALPPGELDGLTVTHEVWDLNRLHRLASSGTLSEPIVVDFDPPLPCLATPETDRNYSVFLAIIPGQELADLYGKHGTRLLELNVRSFLQTKGGVNRGIRDTLLHNPDRFLAYNNGITATASTVEFTQLPGGGQAISRVHDLQIVNGGQTTASIHYAHTRDKADLSRAYVQMKLTRVSEDRLQEIVPEISKYSNTQNKVTVVDFSSNHPFHVGIEKVTRSLWAPAADGSGQETRWFYERARGQYTDALARERTPANQRRFKSLHPLAQKFTKADAAKYIHSWAGLPYLVSRGAEKNFRELMMRMGDDVPEVNVSFGQRLIAKAILFKATDKVVAARDFGGYKINIVSYSIARIAEATNRRIDLDQIWREQRLTPALTAALEELCVPVREVIVNPLRGGTNIGEWAKRPDCWEAILGIPWTVPDDLAAELADHPLEDSAPTVSEDSAAGDIASVMAVPAPEWFAMARWAKETRNLQPWQRQLADTVGRYVNNSWPITEKQATQALRAMEEARRLGFHANS
- a CDS encoding sigma factor-like helix-turn-helix DNA-binding protein; its protein translation is MTSTAIGDLPPDAYHDAPWARLLPWLAPYTPATARELTDLTPSPDWWITESPAVTTMTAEHDTLCRHLARLFVVRHPAAAFGASFPTVPRRLPVSTLTASSRVATAFQRLQVQTVTDLEPVTVRDLYDIRGTGQGTVEDAVAALISAAIVRPGELGEADDLGDHSEQPHRTLEAQLSPAHRQLIEDLAQLASWRRIRRQEDEPLVKVVIEEGAPEEIQEVALRLNSLTSADINSANGGSDPVLEFTALMSELDERQLRILRERFLGRPPRKLAELASDFSVTRERVRQIENRLKSLLAGRFHFGTSIGNLLASLRTEIQPIAALDRLTTLHPDLARDVPGANAPLWLVLDRLDDYFEVTDGWAAAPDVTAAREQTRILLEDFATEHGVVDLAAVAAATSMPNAELVAWLNWCGYALHNGQILTRTRSLSDHAAGLLAATGEPLHIDELQTQMGRDNSIRSLANQLADDERFVRTDRASWGLASWQLEEYTSIRQQIGLELAAAGGEIEIGRLIDSITSRFDVSPSSVQAYAGNGDYEIVQGTVRRRESPAAPRKAPAATRRLFRFDNDCWKFRITVTRDHLRGSGFPVPSGVANLVACAPGDVVELESDLGTQTVRWTGLQPSSGTIKRFLDRLGVREGQNVFLEFGPYGRFDVSVQHPINPEDHPLEQAAALTGCAEGVGNPEDAQLALALAVDLPADVKPRQILSTYRQRGDDDIAGLLEQVWTRPPSQRTAQAPGQLAGSIMAGEAPDLRETSDEPDPDRSSDEYDTVDADDVSEGMLDSASTEQDEEQVTSDKGWVPVPTGYRSVGWIRPHEAEAAVLAYQLHSDVPVQEDDRISGWARYVDENSVDASKFRANVMLARTRSQGEKSVCWIREHEAFSIIQAASEERSVAVLGPDDAPTGLVQHFPPDGETAERYRSPTRLLRRTT